In Oncorhynchus gorbuscha isolate QuinsamMale2020 ecotype Even-year linkage group LG02, OgorEven_v1.0, whole genome shotgun sequence, a single genomic region encodes these proteins:
- the LOC123993965 gene encoding P2Y purinoceptor 14-like — translation MCRPCDSACVSAFGTRSNTTVSGPMMELGVNTSGVDVNGNCEIHDGILSPALPILYSIICFFGLVSNTMTIFVFFLKKHSNSSMAVYLRHLAIADFLLVLCLPMRVYYHNSQGPFYICKVLGIFFYVNMYASILFLSLISLDRYLKIIKPVWVLRIHRVRWSHRASFSVWASLILGMSLFFLRNDRQQPCDKICFHFHHKGLLGGLANLTMVAFFCATFILFLCFYASITTKVRTMSLGNLDPKAQRKKSRVVRKTFVVPVIFTLCFLPYHLVRVPYVLAQMDLIQALNSKQILHILNELTLLLSSLNSCLDPIIYYFLSCTYRRTILCALQGQFKTMYAVNSRHNSRRISINQSFTEI, via the coding sequence ATGTGTCGTCCGTGTGACTCAGCTTGTGTCTCGGCCTTTGGGACTAGATCGAATACCACCGTTAGTGGGCCGATGATGGAACTAGGAGTTAACACCAGTGGGGTTGATGTAAACGGCAACTGTGAGATCCATGACGGCATCCTGTCTCCTGCCTTACCCATTCTCTACTCAATAATCTGCTTCTTCGGCCTGGTCAGCAACACCATGACCATATTTGTGTTCTTCCTGAAGAAGCACTCCAACTCAtctatggctgtgtacctgagacACCTGGCCATAGCTGACTTCCTGTTGGTGCTGTGTCTGCCTATGCGGGTCTATTACCACAACAGCCAGGGCCCCTTCTACATCTGCAAGGTGCTGGGCATCTTCTTCTACGTCAACATGTATGCCAGCATCCTGTTCCTCAGCCTGATCAGTCTGGATCGCTACCTGAAGATCATCAAGCCTGTGTGGGTCCTGAGAATCCACAGGGTGCGGTGGAGCCACCGGGCGTCCTTCTCGGTGTGGGCAAGCCTGATCCTGGGCATGTCTCTGTTCTTCCTCAGGAATGACAGGCAGCAACCCTGTGACAAGATCTGCTTCCACTTCCACCATAAGGGTCTCCTGGGGGGCCTGGCCAACCTCACCATGGTGGCCTTCTTCTGTGCCaccttcatcctcttcctctgcTTCTACGCCAGCATAACCACCAAGGTGAGGACTATGTCCTTAGGGAACCTGGACCCCAAGGCCCAGCGGAAGAAGAGCAGGGTGGTCCGGAAGACTTTTGTGGTGCCGGTGATCTTCACACTGTGCTTCCTGCCATACCACCTGGTGCGAGTGCCCTACGTCCTGGCCCAAATGGATCTGATTCAGGCCCTGAACAGTAAGCAGATTCTTCACATCCTCAATGAACTCACTCTGCTCCTGTCTTCCCTCAACAGCTGTCTGGACCCCATAATCTACTACTTCCTGTCTTGCACCTATAGGAGGACTATCCTCTGTGCCCTGCAGGGGCAGTTTAAGACCATGTATGCTGTTAACAGTAGACACAACAGTAGACGCATCAGTATTAATCAATCTTTTACAGAGATATAG
- the LOC123993958 gene encoding V-set and immunoglobulin domain-containing protein 1-like, which yields MNSSFKMSPPLRMALLFSMMGCGHLITVTVPEKFMTVTNGQSALLQCTFVTTVQNTSDIIIQWSFVAKTSNVPQQVYYSQSGEDVISKPYEGRLNAPTYPATSNASITISNMQVSDAGAYTCEVHNFPDVNGQTEATIIVNILERPSVPFCAVHGDVESGHLVTLTCHSERGSPTPTYTWIRVDQDKTKTPVMGNPDPNIGSLYFQNISQFEFGEYCCSASNAVGSATCTVELSHELGDGAIAGAVIGALLGAVLIILIIWYMTHSMKKQKYKASKATEMQAIPKSSATVAYEGVPTRESGHQAYVTSGGVPMATNSHVHSDADGERAEA from the exons ATGAACAGTTCCTTTAAAATGTCCCCTCCACTGAGAATGGCGCTGCTGTTCAGCATGATGG GATGTGGGCATTTAATCACAGTGACGGTCCCCGAGAAGTTTATGACCGTGACAAACGGTCAAAGTGCTCTTCTCCAGTGCACGTTTGTTACCACCGTGCAGAACACCAGCGACATCATCATCCAGTGGAGTTTTGTTGCCAAAACCTCCAATGTGCCACAGCAG GTGTATTACTCTCAGTCAGGAGAGGACGTTATTTCGAAACCGTATGAAGGCAGGTTGAATGCTCCCACCTATCCAGCTACTAGCAATGCCTCAATAACAATAAGCAACATGCAAGTGTCAGATGCAGGGGCCTACACCTGCGAAGTCCACAACTTCCCTGATGTCAATGGGCAGACTGAGGCCACTATCATTGTCAACATTCTTG AGAGGCCATCTGTGCCCTTCTGTGCTGTCCATGGTGATGTGGAGTCTGGTCACCTGGTTACCCTCACCTGCCACAGTGAGCGGGGAAGCCCCACCCCCACCTATACCTGGATCAGAGTGGATCAGGACAAGACCAAGACACCTGTAATGGGGAACCCTG ATCCGAATATAGGATCCTTGTATTTCCAAAACATATCCCAGTTTGAGTTTGGAGAGTATTGTTGCAGTGCCTCTAACGCTGTAGGATCTGCTACTTGCACCGTGGAGCTCAGCCATG AGCTAGGTGATGGGGCCATTGCTGGTGCAGTCATTGGAGCACTTCTTGGAGCTGTCCTTATTATCCTTATTATCTGGTACATGACACACTCCATGAAGAAGCAGAAATACAAGGCTTCAAAGGCAACAGAGATGCA AGCCATCCCTAAGAGTTCGGCCACAGTGGCGTATGAAGGCGTCCCTACCAGGGAGAGTGGCCATCAAGCCTATGTGACCTCCGGAGGGGTTCCCATGGCAACAAACAGCCACGTCCATTCTGACGCTGACGGAGAGCGGGCCGAAGCTTAG